From the Pseudomonas monsensis genome, the window CGGCCACGGTATTGGCCAGACCGAACATGATCAGGATGGTGATAAACAGCCGGCGGCGCTCGAATCGGGCGAAATACGCAGTAAGGAATGGCCCGAACATCGCGACCGTAAAAGCGAATAGAGTGACCAGCAATCCGGCCTGCGGGATGGTGACTTCAAGGTCTCGGGCAATCGCCGGCAGCAGGCCGACGATAACGAATTCCGTGGTCAGCACCGTGAAACCGGCGGCGGACAACAGAAGAATGGGCAACAGCATGCGCAACTCCAGCAAAACGACGACACCAGCGTTGACCCGGAGGTCCGCTGGCAGAGTTTGAAAATGAGGATGGAGAATCTTAACAGAGAGTGTCCGCACTGACTTGCACAAACCTGTCGATCTTGCCGACATGATCGGTGGCAGATCGTCACAGGCCTGAAGGATAAGGCCTGCGCTGTGATAAAGTCCGCGCCCTGAAAAACGTACAGCTTGTTCAACGCCGAGTTTATTAGCGTTGATATCGCATCAGCACGTTCGCGGCATGACGGTGGCCTGCCCCCGCTTTAACGCTACCCTCATGCACCTTGCACCCCTATAAAAAATCAGAGATGCCGTTATGACCGCTTCATCCCCTTCTCTCCTGCAACGCCTCAAGAACCTGAGCCTGGTCACGCAGATCCTGATCGGCCTGATCGCCGGTATCGCCCTGGCGCTGTTCGCCCCGGAAGCGGCGAAAAGCACTGCGTTTATCGGCAAAGTGTTTGTTTCGGCACTGAAAGCCGTGGCACCGATTCTGGTATTCGTGCTGGTGATGGCCTCGATCGCCAACCACAAGCACGGCCAGGAAACCCATATCCGGCCGATTCTGTTCCTGTACCTGCTGGGCACCTTCGCGGCAGCCGTTGTGGCGGTGATTGCCAGCATGACCTTTCCCTCGCATCTGGTGCTGTCCACCGATAACGTTTCGGTGACCGCACCGGGCGGCATTGGCGAAGTGCTGCAAAGCCTGTTGCTGAGCGTGGTGGATAACCCGGTCAACGCGCTGATCAACGCCAACTTCATCGGCATTCTGGCCTGGGCGATCGGCATGGGCGTCGCGATTCGCCATGCCGGCGACACCACCCGTGAAGTGCTCGGCGACCTGTCGAACGGCGTGACCCTGATCGTGCGCGTGGTGATTCGTTTTGCACCGCTGGGTATTTTCGGGCTGGTGGCGTCGACCCTGGCCACCTCCGGTTTCGACGCACTGATCGGCTATGCGCACCTGCTGGCGGTGCTGCTCGGTTGCATGCTGTTCGTGGCGCTGGTGATGAACCCGCTGATCGTGTTCTGGAAGCTGCGTCGCAACCCGTATCCGCTGACCCTCAAGTGCCTGCGCGAAAGCGGCATCACCGCGTTCTTCACCCGCAGTTCGGCGGCGAACATTCCGGTCAACCTGGAGCTGAGCAAGCGCCTGGGCCTGCATGAAGACACCTATTCGGTGTCGATCCCGCTGGGCGCGACCATCAACATGGCCGGTGCGGCGATCACCATCACTGTGCTGTCCCTGGCGGCCGTGCACACCCTCGGCATTGCCGTGGACATTCCGACCGCAATCTTGCTCAGCGTCGTCGCGGCGATCTGCGCGTGCGGCGCTTCGGGTGTGGCCGGCGGTTCGCTGCTGTTGATCCCCCTGGCGTGCAGCCTGTTCGGTATCCCGAGCGAGATTGCCATGCAGGTAGTGGCAGTGGGCTTCATCATTGGCGTGCTGCAGGATTCGGCGGAGACGGCGTTGAATTCGTCTACCGACGTACTGTTTACCGCAGCAGCGTGCCTGGGCGAAGAAGCGAAAGCCCAACGCACCGCCTGACACCCGACCTTGTGGGAGCGAGCAGGCTCGCTCCTGCCCAGAAAAACAAAAAGCCCGCCAAGGCGTAAACCTTGGCGGGCTTTTTTGTTGCCGGGTGTTTTAGAA encodes:
- the sstT gene encoding serine/threonine transporter SstT codes for the protein MTASSPSLLQRLKNLSLVTQILIGLIAGIALALFAPEAAKSTAFIGKVFVSALKAVAPILVFVLVMASIANHKHGQETHIRPILFLYLLGTFAAAVVAVIASMTFPSHLVLSTDNVSVTAPGGIGEVLQSLLLSVVDNPVNALINANFIGILAWAIGMGVAIRHAGDTTREVLGDLSNGVTLIVRVVIRFAPLGIFGLVASTLATSGFDALIGYAHLLAVLLGCMLFVALVMNPLIVFWKLRRNPYPLTLKCLRESGITAFFTRSSAANIPVNLELSKRLGLHEDTYSVSIPLGATINMAGAAITITVLSLAAVHTLGIAVDIPTAILLSVVAAICACGASGVAGGSLLLIPLACSLFGIPSEIAMQVVAVGFIIGVLQDSAETALNSSTDVLFTAAACLGEEAKAQRTA